The following are encoded together in the Luteolibacter rhizosphaerae genome:
- a CDS encoding pectate lyase family protein codes for MITLLHAGPLGFASLDGGTDGGGDRKPVLVKTAEELRSAVERLDQPKERRDSTPRVIRLSGDIDLGELANEKSGKVLTKVGVIRPRSHTTLEGPPGGATLRGGTIELKGVENLIIRNLRFRDLWEEDPSGEYDEMGWDYIRISSAGKKGSRRVWVDHCDFGKVYDGQLDIIHGSDLVTISHCILSGGGQTQKKGMLIGNSSSENARAQDKGHLNVTIHDCWFKELSSRAPRLRHGNLHFFNNLVEHVGTATISVCGAATLVEGCVYRDCKVAVSNSHADDSKENNRGGITRVVDSLSLGKKPGPMADDNTGFRFNSVGGFEWNDPLKLPYPYQAKPAAEVEVSIQRDAGPK; via the coding sequence ATGATCACGCTGCTCCACGCGGGTCCGCTCGGATTCGCATCCCTGGATGGCGGCACGGACGGAGGTGGAGATCGAAAGCCCGTGCTGGTGAAGACCGCGGAGGAGCTACGGAGCGCTGTCGAGCGCTTGGATCAACCGAAAGAGCGGAGAGACTCCACACCACGGGTGATCCGGCTGTCCGGAGATATCGATCTCGGTGAGCTGGCGAACGAGAAGTCGGGCAAGGTCCTGACGAAGGTGGGCGTTATTCGCCCGCGTTCGCACACCACCTTGGAAGGTCCTCCCGGCGGGGCCACCTTGCGCGGCGGGACCATCGAGCTGAAGGGCGTGGAGAACCTCATCATCCGCAACCTCCGCTTCCGCGACCTTTGGGAAGAAGATCCATCCGGCGAATACGATGAAATGGGCTGGGACTACATCCGCATCAGCTCCGCCGGGAAAAAGGGCTCGCGACGCGTGTGGGTGGACCACTGCGATTTCGGCAAGGTCTACGATGGGCAACTCGACATCATCCACGGCTCGGACTTGGTGACCATCTCGCACTGTATTTTATCCGGCGGCGGGCAGACACAGAAGAAGGGCATGCTGATCGGGAACTCCTCATCGGAGAACGCCAGGGCTCAGGACAAGGGCCACTTGAATGTCACCATTCACGATTGTTGGTTCAAGGAGCTATCTTCACGCGCACCCCGGCTCAGACACGGGAATCTCCATTTCTTCAACAACCTCGTCGAACACGTCGGCACCGCCACCATCTCGGTCTGCGGTGCCGCCACTTTGGTTGAGGGCTGCGTCTACCGGGATTGCAAGGTAGCGGTGAGCAACTCCCACGCGGACGACTCGAAGGAAAACAACCGCGGCGGCATCACCCGTGTCGTCGACTCCCTGAGCCTCGGCAAGAAGCCCGGCCCGATGGCGGATGATAACACCGGCTTCCGCTTCAATTCGGTCGGGGGATTCGAATGGAATGATCCGCTGAAGCTCCCCTACCCTTACCAAGCCAAACCCGCCGCCGAAGTGGAAGTATCGATCCAGCGGGATGCCGGTCCGAAGTAG
- a CDS encoding polysaccharide lyase family protein: protein MKPAFYFRFLASLSLALTPLARAAVEVRDEGKTFLLRNGKISARVDKAKATLVSLKRGDLELIRGGTGYWSFSGGSDKGRIQGSPGSGGGRITLTGGAVGEVAIDCLYDGAPGTLPAHVSFRYALTESAEGVYIYGIFEHPAELPGFGIGEARYVVKPDPQVFDWFTVDAPRSRQMPTGQDWDRGTEANLKEARLLTSGIHKGEVEHKYGYSALFSDSPAYGWSSSERKIGLWMVNPSLEYIAGGPTKPELTGHLDVNPGGRPVLLNMWHGSHYGGTSLSVAKGEDWSMLVGPFLLHTNQGDNALGMWRDAMRTAVTEIKQWPYPWVDSPLYAAKERVAVTGKLTLKDPLAANKPGTMWVGLTAPDYEVRSRSGREKVSWQRNGKHYQYWARAAADGSFRIASVRPGTYTLHAFADGILGEFSKEQVRVEPGKAMRLGDLAWQVERSGPVAWEIGIPDRSAAEFRNGDRYWLWGHHLQYRKEFPRGVDFTIGKSDWKKDWNLCQPLELDDKGKVLGASTWRVRFDLKDAVDHRLRIALCGHRENDKLVITANGQAIGDSGRLHENGVMHRDGHRGLLTELSFRIPAEVLKKTGNVLELRLEGRVWHQGLLYDYLRLEQIDSTRAGGTL, encoded by the coding sequence TTGAAACCAGCGTTTTACTTTCGATTCCTTGCCTCTCTGAGTCTCGCTCTCACCCCTCTCGCCCGGGCGGCGGTCGAAGTGCGCGACGAAGGAAAGACCTTCCTCCTCCGAAACGGAAAGATCTCGGCCCGGGTCGACAAAGCGAAGGCGACCTTGGTCTCGCTCAAACGCGGTGATCTGGAGCTGATCCGTGGCGGGACGGGCTACTGGTCCTTCAGCGGCGGCTCCGACAAGGGCCGGATCCAAGGCTCCCCGGGATCCGGCGGCGGCAGGATCACCCTGACAGGCGGAGCGGTGGGAGAAGTCGCCATCGATTGCCTCTACGATGGAGCCCCGGGCACCCTGCCCGCGCATGTTTCCTTCCGCTACGCCCTCACCGAGTCTGCCGAAGGCGTCTACATCTACGGCATCTTCGAGCATCCCGCGGAGCTACCCGGCTTCGGCATCGGGGAGGCACGTTACGTGGTGAAGCCGGATCCGCAGGTCTTCGATTGGTTCACGGTGGATGCCCCCCGCTCGCGCCAGATGCCAACGGGTCAGGACTGGGACCGCGGCACGGAGGCGAATCTGAAAGAAGCCCGCCTCCTCACCAGCGGCATTCACAAGGGAGAGGTGGAGCACAAGTATGGCTACTCCGCCCTCTTCTCCGATTCTCCGGCCTACGGCTGGTCGTCCTCGGAAAGGAAGATCGGGCTGTGGATGGTAAACCCCTCGCTCGAATACATCGCCGGAGGACCGACCAAGCCGGAACTCACGGGACATCTCGACGTGAATCCCGGCGGTCGCCCCGTGCTGCTGAACATGTGGCACGGCAGCCATTACGGCGGAACTTCGCTGAGTGTCGCGAAGGGCGAGGATTGGTCGATGCTCGTCGGCCCCTTCCTGCTGCACACCAACCAAGGCGACAACGCCCTCGGCATGTGGCGCGACGCGATGCGAACTGCTGTCACCGAGATCAAGCAATGGCCCTATCCCTGGGTGGATAGCCCGCTCTATGCGGCGAAGGAACGCGTCGCGGTAACGGGCAAGCTGACCCTGAAAGACCCGCTCGCCGCCAACAAGCCGGGCACAATGTGGGTGGGGCTTACGGCTCCCGACTACGAAGTAAGATCACGTTCCGGCAGGGAGAAGGTAAGCTGGCAACGCAATGGCAAACATTACCAGTATTGGGCTAGGGCCGCAGCAGATGGCAGCTTCCGGATCGCCTCGGTCCGGCCCGGGACCTACACGCTTCACGCTTTTGCCGATGGAATACTCGGCGAGTTCAGCAAGGAGCAAGTGCGGGTCGAGCCCGGCAAGGCCATGAGACTCGGTGATCTCGCATGGCAGGTGGAGAGATCGGGCCCCGTGGCGTGGGAGATCGGCATCCCGGACCGCAGTGCGGCGGAGTTCCGCAACGGTGACCGCTATTGGCTCTGGGGCCATCATCTCCAGTATCGGAAAGAGTTCCCGCGAGGCGTCGATTTCACCATAGGCAAGAGCGATTGGAAAAAGGATTGGAACCTCTGCCAGCCTCTTGAGCTCGATGACAAAGGCAAGGTGCTCGGAGCCTCGACATGGAGAGTCCGCTTCGATCTCAAGGACGCGGTCGACCATCGCTTGCGGATCGCGCTCTGCGGCCATCGTGAGAATGACAAGCTCGTCATCACCGCCAACGGCCAAGCGATCGGCGACAGCGGCCGCTTGCATGAGAATGGAGTAATGCACCGGGACGGTCACCGCGGCCTGCTCACGGAACTGAGCTTCAGGATCCCGGCCGAGGTCCTGAAAAAGACCGGCAATGTCCTCGAACTCCGGCTCGAAGGCCGCGTATGGCATCAGGGACTTCTCTACGATTACCTGCGTCTGGAGCAGATCGACTCGACACGCGCGGGCGGAACCCTCTAA
- a CDS encoding DNA gyrase/topoisomerase IV subunit A yields the protein MMHDPDQHASLGAMYSDYFLDYASYVILERAVPHLNDGLKPVQRRILHSMKELDDGRYNKVANVVGNTMKYHPHGDTSIGDAMVQLGQKELLIDTQGNWGNTLTGDGAAAPRYIEARLTKFALDITFNPKTTEWTPSYDGRNKEPVTFPVKFPLLLAQGVEGIAVGLACKMLPHNFIELIDASIAVLRKAPFELLPDFPTGGIMDASEYRDGLRGGRVRVRARISTEKKGILRITEIPFGTTTGALMDSIVAAADKGKIKIAKIEDNTAAHVDILVHLPAGVDAENLRSALYAFTDCELSISSNACVIADDKPQFLGVSEILRRNTEQTRDLLRQELEIRLAELAEKWHFSSLEKIFIENRIYRDIEEQTTWEGVIGAIDKGLKPFKKLLKREVTEEDIVRLTEIKIKRISKFDSFKADEEIRGLENDIAETEKNLKQLTKYTIRWFEDLKKKYGKGRERKTEISSFDRVDRSQVILATETLYLDEKNGFAGYGLKKETPVEKCSTLDDVIIFGQDSKMRIVKVAEKFFVGPRPMRVAIWKKDEDLIYSLIYRDGKEGAILAKRFRVGGITRDKDYELTKGTPGSRIFYFAVHRSEAESSEQVLIVHIKPALRLRNVSRPFNFGEVPIKGRSSGGNIVTKLPIDRIVRAPKDYDPEAEA from the coding sequence ATGATGCACGACCCGGACCAGCACGCCTCCCTCGGGGCGATGTATTCCGACTATTTCCTCGATTACGCCTCCTACGTCATCCTTGAGCGCGCGGTGCCGCACCTCAATGACGGCCTGAAGCCGGTCCAGCGCCGTATCCTGCACTCCATGAAGGAGTTGGACGACGGGCGCTACAACAAGGTGGCGAATGTGGTGGGGAATACGATGAAGTATCACCCCCACGGCGATACCTCGATCGGCGACGCGATGGTCCAGCTCGGGCAGAAGGAACTGCTGATTGATACGCAGGGAAACTGGGGCAACACCCTGACCGGTGACGGTGCCGCGGCACCCCGATACATCGAGGCGCGGCTCACGAAGTTCGCCCTCGACATCACTTTCAATCCGAAGACCACCGAGTGGACTCCGTCCTATGATGGCCGGAACAAGGAGCCGGTGACCTTCCCGGTGAAGTTCCCGCTCCTGCTCGCCCAAGGGGTGGAGGGGATCGCGGTGGGTCTTGCGTGCAAGATGCTGCCGCACAACTTCATCGAGCTGATCGACGCCTCGATCGCGGTGCTGCGGAAGGCCCCCTTCGAACTGCTCCCCGACTTCCCGACAGGCGGGATCATGGATGCGAGCGAATATCGGGACGGCCTGCGGGGTGGGCGCGTGCGGGTCCGGGCGCGGATCTCCACGGAGAAGAAGGGCATCCTGCGCATCACGGAGATCCCCTTCGGGACCACGACGGGTGCCTTGATGGACTCGATCGTGGCGGCGGCGGACAAGGGTAAGATCAAGATCGCGAAGATCGAAGACAACACCGCCGCACACGTGGACATTCTCGTCCATCTGCCCGCCGGTGTGGATGCGGAGAACCTGCGTTCGGCGCTTTATGCCTTCACGGATTGCGAGCTGAGCATCTCCTCGAACGCCTGCGTCATCGCGGATGACAAGCCTCAGTTCCTCGGGGTGTCCGAGATCCTGCGGCGCAATACCGAGCAGACCCGCGACCTGTTGCGGCAAGAGCTGGAGATCCGCTTGGCCGAGCTGGCCGAGAAGTGGCACTTCAGTTCGCTGGAGAAGATCTTCATCGAGAACCGCATCTACCGCGACATCGAAGAACAGACGACCTGGGAAGGCGTGATCGGCGCGATCGACAAGGGCTTGAAGCCCTTCAAGAAGCTGCTCAAGCGCGAGGTGACCGAGGAGGACATCGTCCGCCTTACCGAAATCAAGATCAAGCGGATCTCCAAGTTCGACTCCTTCAAGGCCGACGAGGAGATCCGGGGGCTGGAGAATGACATCGCGGAAACCGAGAAGAACCTCAAGCAGCTCACCAAATACACCATCCGCTGGTTCGAGGACCTGAAGAAAAAGTATGGCAAGGGCCGTGAGCGGAAGACGGAGATCTCTTCTTTTGATCGCGTGGATCGCAGCCAGGTGATCCTCGCCACCGAGACACTCTATCTCGACGAGAAGAACGGCTTCGCTGGCTACGGGCTCAAGAAGGAGACGCCTGTCGAGAAGTGCTCCACGCTCGATGACGTGATCATCTTCGGGCAGGACAGCAAGATGCGGATCGTGAAGGTGGCGGAGAAGTTCTTCGTGGGCCCGCGTCCGATGCGTGTGGCGATCTGGAAGAAGGATGAGGACCTGATCTATTCGCTGATTTATCGGGACGGAAAGGAAGGTGCCATCCTCGCCAAGCGTTTCCGGGTCGGCGGGATCACCCGTGACAAGGACTACGAACTGACCAAGGGCACGCCCGGGAGCCGGATCTTCTATTTCGCCGTTCATCGCAGCGAGGCGGAGAGCTCCGAACAGGTATTGATCGTGCACATCAAGCCGGCCCTGCGCCTGCGGAATGTGAGCCGACCCTTCAACTTCGGCGAGGTGCCGATCAAGGGCCGCAGCAGCGGCGGGAACATCGTGACCAAGCTGCCGATCGACCGGATCGTGCGCGCGCCGAAGGACTACGATCCCGAGGCCGAGGCTTGA
- a CDS encoding sensor histidine kinase — translation MEEANAAAMDGSSPAGLFTTRSRPWAAVVLASLMILIIGSIDFQVQAPLSITIFYLLPVLLVSRHAGFLATVICALAATLMSLVANYSSDYRDGAPWVPYGNAALRLGVMSLMIWLVRSLRALNDSLDQRVRDRTSRLQAEVKARLKLENRIIEARESEQARIGQDLHDGLCQHLVATAFSAGMLQRKLQESGTPGADDAGEIVSMIDESITQARDLAKGLYPVPLEEEGLETALRALAANTEKRTGVKCVVTGDGPPSQLPIEVAIHLYRIAQEALNNALKHAEAERIEIRLESSRESFDLMVEDDGRGINADESNGGGMGLHIMEYRARAIEAALSVSKGKTGGTRIRCVSTGQPESDE, via the coding sequence ATGGAAGAAGCAAACGCGGCGGCGATGGATGGCAGCAGTCCCGCCGGACTTTTCACCACCCGGTCCCGTCCGTGGGCGGCGGTGGTGCTGGCGTCGCTGATGATCCTGATCATCGGCAGCATCGATTTCCAGGTCCAGGCGCCGCTTAGCATTACGATTTTCTACCTCCTGCCGGTGCTGCTGGTCAGCCGGCACGCGGGGTTCCTGGCGACCGTGATCTGTGCCTTGGCCGCGACCCTGATGTCACTGGTGGCGAACTATTCTTCGGACTATCGGGACGGAGCACCTTGGGTTCCCTACGGGAACGCCGCGCTGCGTCTGGGAGTGATGTCCCTGATGATCTGGCTGGTGCGTTCCCTGCGCGCCTTGAACGACTCGCTCGACCAACGTGTGCGGGATCGGACCTCCCGTTTGCAGGCTGAAGTGAAGGCGCGCCTGAAGCTGGAGAACCGCATCATTGAGGCCCGCGAATCCGAGCAGGCGCGAATCGGGCAGGATCTTCACGACGGGCTTTGCCAGCATTTGGTAGCCACCGCGTTCTCGGCGGGGATGCTGCAACGAAAGCTGCAGGAAAGCGGGACACCCGGTGCGGATGACGCGGGGGAGATCGTGTCGATGATCGACGAGTCGATCACGCAGGCGCGCGACCTGGCGAAGGGCCTTTATCCGGTTCCGCTGGAGGAAGAGGGGCTTGAGACCGCACTCCGCGCCTTGGCTGCCAACACCGAAAAACGCACCGGTGTGAAGTGCGTGGTGACCGGTGACGGGCCGCCCTCGCAGCTGCCGATCGAGGTCGCGATCCATCTCTACCGGATTGCCCAGGAAGCCTTGAACAACGCGCTCAAACATGCCGAGGCGGAGCGGATCGAGATACGCTTGGAGTCCAGCCGGGAGAGCTTCGATTTGATGGTGGAAGATGACGGCCGCGGCATCAATGCCGACGAGTCGAATGGGGGAGGTATGGGACTGCATATCATGGAGTACCGGGCGCGCGCCATCGAGGCCGCGCTCTCGGTCTCGAAAGGAAAGACTGGCGGAACCCGCATCCGCTGTGTTTCAACCGGCCAGCCCGAGTCCGATGAGTGA
- a CDS encoding response regulator, with protein MSESPNRTRIVLVDDHPMVRERLAEVINREDDMVVCGEAEDRGSALDVIGRELPDLAIVDLTLKRSNGLDLIKDLHVMHPKLLLLVLSMQDETLYAERVIRAGAHGYITKQEATRKILNAIREVLGGKVFLSPEISADILSRMLGKSKGAIRSLEVLSDRELQVFDLVGQGFGTRQIAEQLGLDVKTVETYRSRIKEKLEIRDASELLRKAIAWKHDHPNE; from the coding sequence ATGAGTGAGTCCCCCAACCGCACCCGAATCGTCCTTGTCGATGACCATCCGATGGTCCGCGAGCGCCTTGCCGAAGTCATCAACCGCGAGGACGACATGGTCGTCTGTGGCGAGGCGGAAGACCGAGGCAGCGCCCTCGACGTGATCGGGCGGGAGCTGCCGGACCTCGCGATCGTGGATTTGACGCTGAAGCGTTCCAATGGCCTCGACCTGATCAAGGACCTGCACGTGATGCACCCGAAGCTGCTGCTGCTGGTGCTCTCGATGCAGGACGAAACCCTTTATGCGGAGCGGGTGATCCGGGCCGGTGCGCATGGCTACATCACCAAGCAGGAGGCCACCCGGAAGATCCTGAACGCCATCCGCGAGGTTCTGGGCGGGAAGGTTTTCCTGAGCCCGGAGATTTCCGCGGACATCCTTTCCCGGATGCTCGGCAAGTCCAAGGGCGCGATTCGTTCGCTTGAGGTTCTTTCCGACCGCGAGTTGCAGGTGTTCGATCTGGTGGGGCAGGGATTCGGGACCCGTCAGATCGCAGAGCAGCTCGGCCTGGACGTGAAAACGGTGGAAACCTACCGCTCCCGGATCAAGGAGAAGCTGGAGATCCGGGATGCCTCCGAACTCCTGCGGAAGGCGATCGCGTGGAAGCACGATCATCCCAACGAGTAA
- a CDS encoding AMP-binding protein, producing the protein MNFTPPLGGAPAPARRPFWQIAADAFDSSCLVTDDGKKLSKAELQAHVDAIKAHLNFPRKALGFVLCRNDLPSLAAYLACLQKGHAVLLLPHDMEASLLDPLAEAYQPDFVWSPRSEGHAGFMPNGLLMDGHRLHRLKRNADHPPIHPELALLLSTSGSTGNPKLVRLSYANLQANAASIADYLGLGADERPITSLPMHYSYGLSVINSHLFADATILLTGRKIRSQEFWSHFNEHGATSMSGVPYVYQMLSELGFENMELPTLRTLTQAGGHLDVKLQEHFMKWSRERNVRYYTMYGQTEATARIAYVPPDRADDCRGSIGVPIPGGKIDIVDGELVYSGANVMLGYAESRADLAKGDELGGRLHTGDIARIDENGFCYIVGRKKRFIKIMGLRINCDDVERQLSSEFGQRCVVIGTDSHMTVATDASGPEEAIIEFIRRTYHIKGSLCSVRVVAELPLLSNGKVDYCELKRMIEQEGADCPRSGGLFPIPSAADALQALRDRGNGAALHRPAGAA; encoded by the coding sequence ATGAATTTCACCCCACCCCTTGGCGGAGCTCCGGCTCCGGCCCGGCGCCCGTTCTGGCAGATCGCTGCGGACGCTTTCGATTCGAGCTGCCTCGTGACCGACGATGGCAAGAAGCTGAGCAAGGCGGAACTGCAGGCGCATGTGGATGCCATCAAGGCCCACCTGAACTTCCCGCGGAAGGCTCTCGGATTCGTGCTGTGCCGGAACGACCTGCCTTCGCTCGCGGCTTATCTGGCCTGCTTGCAGAAAGGGCACGCGGTGCTGCTGCTGCCACATGACATGGAGGCGAGCTTGCTCGATCCACTTGCGGAGGCCTACCAGCCGGACTTCGTGTGGTCCCCGCGCAGCGAGGGGCACGCCGGATTCATGCCGAACGGCCTGTTGATGGATGGACATCGCCTGCACCGCCTCAAGCGGAACGCCGATCATCCCCCGATCCATCCGGAACTCGCGTTGCTACTTTCGACCTCCGGCTCGACCGGGAATCCGAAGCTGGTGCGCCTGTCCTATGCGAACTTGCAGGCAAACGCCGCTTCCATCGCCGACTATCTGGGACTCGGCGCGGACGAGCGGCCGATCACCTCGCTGCCGATGCACTACTCCTACGGGCTATCGGTGATCAACAGCCACCTCTTCGCGGATGCGACGATCCTGCTGACCGGGCGAAAGATCCGCTCGCAGGAGTTCTGGAGTCATTTCAATGAGCACGGTGCCACTTCCATGTCGGGAGTGCCCTATGTGTATCAGATGCTCTCTGAACTCGGCTTTGAAAACATGGAGCTGCCCACGCTACGGACCCTGACCCAGGCCGGGGGACACCTCGATGTGAAGCTACAGGAGCACTTCATGAAGTGGTCCCGCGAGCGCAACGTCCGCTACTACACGATGTATGGCCAGACCGAGGCCACCGCGCGCATCGCGTATGTCCCGCCGGACCGAGCCGACGATTGCCGTGGCTCGATCGGTGTTCCGATCCCGGGAGGCAAGATCGATATCGTGGATGGCGAGCTGGTCTATAGCGGCGCGAACGTGATGCTGGGCTACGCCGAGAGCCGTGCGGATCTGGCCAAAGGCGATGAACTGGGCGGGCGCCTGCACACCGGGGATATCGCGAGAATCGACGAGAACGGCTTCTGCTACATCGTCGGGCGCAAGAAGCGCTTCATCAAGATCATGGGGCTGCGGATCAACTGCGACGACGTGGAGCGCCAGCTTTCGAGCGAGTTCGGGCAGCGGTGCGTGGTGATCGGCACCGATTCCCACATGACCGTGGCGACCGATGCTTCCGGCCCGGAAGAAGCGATTATCGAGTTTATCCGCCGTACCTACCACATCAAGGGCAGCCTCTGCTCGGTCAGGGTAGTGGCGGAGCTTCCGCTGCTTTCCAATGGAAAGGTCGACTACTGCGAGCTCAAGCGGATGATCGAACAAGAAGGGGCCGACTGCCCCCGTTCGGGCGGGCTTTTCCCGATTCCTTCCGCTGCAGACGCGCTGCAAGCGCTGCGCGATCGCGGCAATGGCGCCGCGCTTCACCGTCCGGCCGGAGCCGCCTGA
- a CDS encoding acyltransferase family protein, whose translation MHMQVSEVPASSVTTAPAPAPAKSPSKRYFHLDALKGVMILWGIPVHASTVGTSAFFDKVAEISGWVRMEAFFIISGLLSYMLIKRYGAKPIMKRRLTAVGIPLLSVLVLLNPLTNYLILKYHNAATAPSFPDFMMGRIPEGMHGTWNWHLHIWFLGVLLCLAAIFSTTAMRWMDATVNFLRPKLSKLPDGALLLTAACVVGAAALTARVGYEAAVKPNVSESFHFPLRAIGYYAGFYCFGMLMFASPRLLATFHRFNWIQIVASALLLWGAQTIQPQLPNKVGEVVRLLAEVYFALMFASVLFASFEKFFSKPTPVMKFIAESAFTVYLFHYLAIYLCAFAIRPYVGDQFTLGLLVTLTTTVVTMLGYEFFICRSPVFRALFLGKFSKQPEPTKEGGAPQAVASVQSGS comes from the coding sequence ATGCACATGCAAGTTTCCGAGGTCCCGGCGAGCTCCGTCACAACGGCGCCGGCACCCGCACCCGCGAAGAGCCCTTCCAAGCGCTACTTCCATCTCGATGCCCTGAAGGGCGTCATGATCCTCTGGGGTATCCCCGTTCATGCCAGTACCGTCGGCACTTCCGCGTTTTTTGACAAAGTGGCGGAGATCTCGGGATGGGTGCGGATGGAGGCCTTCTTCATCATTTCCGGGTTGCTCTCCTATATGCTGATCAAGCGTTACGGGGCGAAGCCGATCATGAAGCGGCGCCTGACTGCGGTGGGCATTCCCTTGCTGAGCGTGCTGGTCCTGCTCAACCCGCTGACGAACTACCTGATCCTCAAGTATCATAATGCCGCCACGGCTCCGTCATTCCCCGACTTCATGATGGGACGGATTCCGGAAGGCATGCACGGCACGTGGAACTGGCACCTGCATATTTGGTTCCTGGGCGTGCTGCTCTGCCTGGCGGCAATCTTCTCGACGACGGCCATGCGCTGGATGGACGCGACGGTGAACTTCCTGCGTCCGAAGCTGAGCAAGCTACCGGACGGAGCGCTGCTTCTCACAGCCGCCTGCGTGGTGGGTGCCGCCGCCCTGACGGCCCGCGTGGGCTATGAGGCGGCGGTGAAGCCTAACGTCTCGGAGTCCTTCCATTTCCCGCTGCGGGCGATCGGCTACTATGCCGGCTTCTATTGCTTCGGCATGCTGATGTTTGCCTCGCCGCGTTTGCTAGCCACATTCCATCGCTTCAACTGGATCCAGATCGTGGCGTCCGCGCTGCTGCTCTGGGGTGCCCAGACGATCCAGCCGCAGCTCCCGAACAAGGTCGGCGAGGTGGTGCGCCTGCTGGCGGAAGTCTACTTTGCGCTGATGTTCGCGAGCGTGCTCTTCGCTTCCTTCGAGAAGTTCTTCTCGAAGCCGACGCCGGTGATGAAGTTCATCGCGGAGTCCGCCTTCACGGTTTACCTCTTCCACTACCTGGCGATCTACCTCTGCGCCTTCGCGATCCGGCCTTATGTCGGTGACCAATTCACGCTGGGCCTGCTGGTGACGCTCACCACCACCGTGGTGACCATGCTGGGCTATGAGTTTTTCATCTGCCGCTCGCCGGTGTTCCGGGCGCTTTTCCTCGGGAAGTTCTCGAAGCAGCCCGAGCCAACCAAGGAGGGCGGGGCACCCCAAGCGGTGGCCAGCGTGCAGAGCGGGTCCTGA